A single window of Nocardioides baekrokdamisoli DNA harbors:
- the tssD gene encoding type VI secretion system tube protein TssD, which translates to MLGSIATPRRTGSVLALAITVVCVLAFALRGGAAHAAIPQVVPAGGSPIYGTCTGQKSGVIKGDATAAGHVGQWNVVSISDGLTSPRDAASGLPTGQLQHSQIRVSMLAGPQTVRLIQSLTTNEVLTSCQFWFYRPSPTGAQTNYLRIQLSNAGIGSYTLTGVANSKVGTTFTFTYQHIAWTWTQGGVTASDTWGGVA; encoded by the coding sequence ATGCTCGGATCCATCGCCACACCTCGCCGCACCGGATCGGTCCTCGCGCTCGCGATCACCGTCGTGTGCGTACTCGCCTTCGCCCTGCGTGGGGGCGCAGCGCATGCAGCCATTCCGCAGGTCGTCCCCGCGGGCGGCTCGCCGATCTACGGCACCTGCACCGGCCAGAAGTCCGGCGTGATCAAGGGCGACGCCACCGCCGCTGGACACGTGGGCCAGTGGAATGTCGTCTCCATCTCGGACGGACTCACGTCGCCACGCGATGCCGCGTCGGGCCTGCCCACCGGCCAGCTGCAGCACAGCCAGATCCGGGTCAGCATGCTCGCCGGCCCGCAGACCGTGCGACTCATCCAGTCGCTGACCACCAATGAAGTGCTGACCTCGTGTCAGTTCTGGTTCTACCGTCCGTCGCCGACAGGCGCCCAGACGAACTACCTGCGGATCCAGCTCTCCAACGCCGGCATCGGTTCGTACACGCTGACCGGGGTCGCGAACTCCAAGGTGGGTACGACCTTCACCTTCACCTATCAGCACATCGCCTGGACGTGGACCCAGGGCGGCGTCACGGCCTCCGACACCTGGGGCGGTGTCGCCTAG
- a CDS encoding OsmC family protein, with product MDAAELRARQAPLKEQYRADPETARIPLRAHGDFRDEPITCTIDGFAGPVRAGLHAAAGGRTDDACSGDMLLEAIAACAGVTLRSVATALDVRLGDIRVSATGYFDIRGTLGVDREAPVGVQDVVVTIRVEGVDETTADRLARMTERYCVVGQSLATPPRIVVETTP from the coding sequence ATGGATGCGGCGGAGTTGCGGGCGCGGCAAGCGCCGCTGAAGGAGCAGTACCGGGCCGACCCCGAGACGGCCCGGATACCGCTTCGGGCGCACGGCGATTTCCGGGACGAGCCGATCACCTGCACCATCGACGGCTTCGCCGGGCCCGTACGAGCAGGCCTGCACGCCGCGGCCGGCGGGCGTACCGACGATGCCTGCTCCGGTGACATGTTGCTGGAGGCCATCGCTGCCTGCGCGGGGGTGACTCTGCGCAGCGTTGCCACCGCGCTGGACGTTCGGTTGGGGGACATACGCGTCTCGGCGACCGGGTACTTCGACATTCGCGGCACCCTCGGCGTCGACCGGGAAGCGCCGGTCGGGGTGCAGGACGTCGTCGTCACGATCCGGGTCGAGGGCGTGGATGAGACAACGGCGGATCGTCTGGCGCGGATGACCGAGCGCTACTGCGTCGTCGGCCAGAGCCTGGCCACCCCGCCCCGGATCGTGGTCGAGACCACACCCTGA
- a CDS encoding flavin-containing monooxygenase: MSNSSPSIVIIGAGFGGIAAAIELKKAGYDDIAILEKGNDVGGVWRENTYPGAACDVPSPFYSYSFAPNPAWGKRYAPQPQILDYARQVAEDFDVRRHVRTNTEVVAAEWNDGSGQWHVILKDGSELVADVLVPAMGQLSRPALPRITGLDTFAGPAFHSAQWDHSVDLGGKRVAVIGTGASAIQFVPQIQKQVAHLALFQRTAPYIFPRMDAAYGPQHHKVFEKLPFTQRAERVGWWGYLEFVTTSILYARPMAAVMSRVSRRHMKKQASAKPGLFEKIWPDYPIGCKRILLSDNYVPALAQPNVDVITDEVAEVTPTGVRTVGGVDHEVDVLIYGTGFTTTEFLAPITFRGRGGIELADQWSIGAQAYFGLTVPNFPNMAIMYGPNTNTGGGSVIFFLETQAAYVKDYVRALVEAGEPLEVRAELADAFDEETQKRLSTSVWTECTSWYRQADGRITLNWPGLSTEYRRRAVFKLDDYTAAPQGVRA; this comes from the coding sequence GTGTCGAACTCATCACCCTCGATCGTCATCATCGGAGCCGGCTTCGGCGGCATCGCCGCCGCGATCGAGCTGAAGAAGGCCGGGTACGACGACATCGCGATCCTGGAGAAGGGCAATGACGTCGGGGGAGTGTGGCGCGAGAACACCTACCCGGGCGCTGCCTGCGACGTGCCATCGCCGTTCTACTCCTACTCCTTCGCGCCCAACCCCGCCTGGGGCAAGCGGTACGCGCCGCAGCCGCAGATCCTGGACTACGCCCGCCAGGTCGCCGAGGACTTCGACGTGCGGCGACACGTGCGTACGAACACCGAGGTGGTCGCCGCGGAGTGGAATGACGGATCCGGCCAGTGGCACGTGATCCTCAAGGACGGCTCGGAACTGGTCGCCGACGTGCTGGTGCCGGCCATGGGCCAACTGTCCCGACCGGCGCTGCCGCGGATCACCGGCCTCGACACGTTCGCAGGCCCGGCTTTCCACTCGGCGCAGTGGGATCACAGTGTTGACCTGGGCGGCAAGCGGGTGGCGGTGATCGGGACGGGAGCGAGCGCGATCCAGTTCGTACCGCAGATCCAGAAGCAGGTCGCCCACCTGGCGCTGTTCCAGCGCACGGCGCCGTACATCTTCCCGCGGATGGATGCGGCCTACGGCCCCCAGCACCACAAGGTCTTCGAGAAGCTGCCCTTCACCCAGCGTGCCGAGCGCGTCGGCTGGTGGGGCTATCTCGAGTTCGTCACCACCTCGATCCTGTACGCCAGGCCGATGGCGGCCGTGATGTCGCGGGTCAGTCGGCGGCACATGAAGAAGCAGGCCTCGGCGAAGCCGGGGCTGTTCGAGAAGATCTGGCCCGACTACCCGATCGGGTGCAAGCGGATCCTGCTCTCGGACAACTACGTTCCAGCGCTCGCGCAGCCGAACGTGGATGTGATCACCGATGAGGTCGCCGAGGTCACCCCCACGGGCGTACGCACTGTCGGCGGAGTCGACCACGAGGTCGATGTGCTCATCTATGGCACGGGCTTCACGACGACCGAGTTCCTGGCGCCGATCACGTTCCGCGGCCGTGGTGGCATCGAACTGGCCGACCAGTGGTCAATCGGCGCCCAGGCGTACTTCGGCCTCACTGTCCCGAACTTCCCGAACATGGCGATCATGTACGGCCCCAACACGAACACGGGCGGCGGATCCGTCATCTTCTTCCTGGAGACCCAGGCGGCGTACGTCAAGGACTACGTCCGGGCGTTGGTTGAGGCCGGCGAGCCGTTGGAGGTACGCGCCGAACTCGCCGATGCATTCGATGAGGAGACCCAGAAGCGGCTCTCCACGAGCGTGTGGACCGAGTGCACGTCGTGGTACCGACAGGCTGACGGCCGGATCACCCTGAACTGGCCGGGGCTGTCGACCGAGTACCGCCGCCGGGCCGTCTTCAAGCTCGACGACTACACCGCTGCCCCTCAGGGGGTCCGTGCGTGA
- the pdxH gene encoding pyridoxamine 5'-phosphate oxidase: METGETLAAARREYTRAGLSEEDLTASPLELFDRWYAEAAALLEPNAMVVATTSADGQPSARMVLLKGVSDEGFVFFTNLASRKGEDLAANPRAALLFPWHPLERQVRIEGTVETLTDAEVAAYFATRPRSSQLGAWASHQSRPVTGRDELEAAYREAEDMFGGAEVTVPPEWGGYRVRPETIEFWQGRSSRMHDRLVYVREGDGWRTLRLAP, translated from the coding sequence ATGGAGACCGGTGAGACCCTGGCCGCTGCGCGCAGGGAGTACACCCGGGCGGGTCTGAGCGAGGAAGATCTCACGGCCTCACCGCTCGAATTGTTCGACCGGTGGTACGCGGAGGCGGCCGCACTGCTGGAACCGAACGCGATGGTCGTGGCCACCACCTCGGCCGACGGGCAGCCCAGCGCGCGGATGGTGCTGCTCAAGGGCGTCAGTGACGAGGGCTTCGTGTTCTTCACCAATCTCGCCTCCCGCAAGGGGGAGGACCTGGCGGCCAACCCCCGGGCAGCGCTGCTCTTCCCGTGGCATCCGTTGGAGCGACAGGTACGAATCGAGGGGACGGTCGAGACGCTCACCGACGCCGAGGTGGCTGCGTACTTCGCCACTCGCCCGCGGAGCTCCCAACTCGGCGCCTGGGCGTCACACCAGTCGCGGCCGGTGACCGGTCGCGACGAACTCGAAGCCGCGTACCGGGAGGCCGAGGACATGTTCGGTGGCGCCGAGGTCACTGTGCCTCCGGAGTGGGGCGGCTACCGCGTACGCCCGGAGACGATCGAGTTCTGGCAGGGGAGGTCTTCGCGGATGCACGACCGGCTGGTCTACGTACGCGAGGGCGACGGGTGGCGCACGCTGCGACTTGCCCCTTGA
- a CDS encoding GNAT family N-acetyltransferase codes for MLAELEIREVAYTHGDAQALIARVQQVYVERYGGADDDTMDPSMFTPPAGAFFVGYLADAPVATGAWRAEGVERLGSDNTAEIKRMYVVPEAARQGHARTMLAHLESTAVAAGHEVMVLSTGSLQPEAIALYLSSGYVEVAPFGHYAEAELVRCFAKRLAM; via the coding sequence TTGCTCGCTGAACTGGAGATCCGGGAGGTCGCGTACACCCATGGTGACGCGCAGGCCCTGATTGCGCGCGTCCAGCAGGTGTACGTCGAGCGGTACGGCGGCGCCGACGACGACACCATGGACCCCTCGATGTTCACCCCACCCGCCGGGGCCTTCTTCGTCGGCTATCTCGCCGATGCTCCGGTCGCGACCGGAGCCTGGCGTGCCGAGGGAGTCGAGCGTCTCGGGTCGGACAACACCGCCGAGATCAAGCGGATGTACGTCGTCCCTGAAGCTGCGCGTCAGGGCCATGCCCGGACGATGCTGGCGCACCTGGAGTCGACAGCAGTCGCGGCGGGTCATGAGGTGATGGTGCTGTCGACCGGGTCCCTTCAGCCGGAGGCGATCGCCCTCTATCTGTCGTCCGGGTACGTCGAGGTCGCACCGTTCGGGCACTACGCGGAGGCCGAACTGGTGCGGTGCTTCGCGAAGCGCCTCGCCATGTGA
- the serC gene encoding phosphoserine transaminase: MPLKIPADLLPADGRFGSGPSKVPNGRLEALAASGHTLMGTSHRQAPVKDLVQRVRTGLSDLFSLPDGYEVVLGNGGSIAFFDLATYALIRERSQHAVFGGFGAKFAAAAQAAPWLKPPTVLSAQNGTRVLPRDETGIDVYAWTHNETSTGVMASVQRVPGDGLMVVDATSAAGGLAVDISQTDVYYFAPQKSFASDGGLWIAIMSPQAIARAEEITASGRHIPEFFNLTEAIKQSRLGQTVNTPAVATLFLLAEQLDWMNANGGLDGMVARSTASATHLYEWAEASTYATPFVTDPESRSLVVATLEFDASIDLKALQGTLRDNGIVDIGAYRGVGANQLRVGVYPAVDPDDVRALTASIDYAIANR, translated from the coding sequence ATGCCGCTGAAGATTCCCGCTGACCTGCTGCCGGCCGACGGACGATTCGGCTCGGGCCCGTCCAAGGTACCCAATGGCAGGCTCGAAGCCCTCGCGGCCAGCGGGCACACCCTGATGGGCACCTCGCACCGGCAGGCTCCGGTCAAGGATCTGGTGCAGCGCGTACGCACCGGCCTGTCGGACCTGTTCAGCCTGCCCGACGGGTACGAGGTCGTCCTCGGCAACGGCGGCTCGATCGCCTTCTTCGACCTCGCCACCTACGCGCTGATCCGCGAACGCTCCCAGCACGCGGTGTTCGGCGGGTTCGGCGCCAAGTTCGCCGCGGCCGCGCAGGCCGCTCCCTGGCTGAAGCCGCCGACCGTCCTCAGCGCCCAGAACGGAACGCGGGTCCTCCCCCGCGACGAGACCGGCATCGACGTGTACGCCTGGACCCACAACGAGACCTCGACCGGTGTGATGGCATCGGTCCAACGCGTTCCTGGCGACGGCCTGATGGTCGTGGATGCCACCTCGGCGGCGGGCGGTCTCGCCGTCGACATCAGCCAGACCGATGTCTACTACTTCGCACCGCAGAAGTCGTTCGCCTCGGATGGCGGACTCTGGATCGCGATCATGTCTCCGCAGGCGATCGCACGCGCCGAGGAGATCACCGCCAGCGGACGACACATCCCGGAGTTCTTCAATCTCACCGAGGCGATCAAGCAGTCGCGGCTCGGGCAGACCGTGAACACGCCGGCAGTCGCGACGCTCTTCCTCCTCGCCGAACAGTTGGACTGGATGAACGCCAACGGCGGCTTGGACGGGATGGTGGCCCGGTCGACGGCCTCGGCCACCCACCTCTATGAGTGGGCCGAGGCGTCGACGTACGCCACCCCGTTCGTCACCGACCCGGAGTCGCGATCACTCGTCGTCGCCACCCTTGAGTTCGACGCCTCGATCGATCTCAAGGCGCTCCAGGGCACGCTGCGCGACAACGGCATCGTCGACATCGGTGCGTACCGCGGCGTCGGCGCCAACCAACTCCGGGTCGGTGTCTACCCGGCGGTCGACCCGGACGACGTCCGGGCCCTCACCGCCAGCATCGACTACGCGATCGCCAACCGCTAG
- a CDS encoding zinc ribbon domain-containing protein: MAIPPKQIDEKANRRSGLRVIGSVLVLLSIGAVAYGIGQLSSTPVTPSDFTQQMNDATNSGNSFTGFVLIGGGAIGMLIGFSCFTSTIGREDVSVRDTGSGTCPACGLLNEPGARTCEGCGAPLAR, from the coding sequence ATGGCCATTCCGCCGAAGCAGATCGACGAGAAGGCCAACCGCCGATCGGGGCTGCGGGTGATCGGAAGCGTGCTCGTCCTGCTCAGCATCGGGGCGGTGGCGTACGGAATCGGCCAGCTCAGCAGCACTCCGGTGACGCCGTCGGACTTCACTCAGCAGATGAACGACGCCACCAACTCGGGGAACAGCTTCACCGGCTTTGTGCTGATCGGCGGGGGAGCGATCGGAATGCTCATCGGGTTCAGTTGCTTCACCTCGACCATCGGACGTGAGGATGTGTCTGTCCGCGACACCGGCAGCGGTACGTGTCCTGCCTGCGGTCTGCTCAACGAGCCCGGCGCGAGGACCTGTGAGGGTTGCGGAGCCCCGCTTGCTCGCTGA
- a CDS encoding TetR/AcrR family transcriptional regulator produces MPTPTWERLDPARRNAVIAAAEDEFAEHGFSSGSLNAIARNAGVAKGSLFQYFTDKADLYAYMAERASTRVRDAMAEHIASADWAGDYWGAMTDLLVHWQAYFFTHPLERAFTEAVNLESERAARPAIRRAVNDFYIDSLRPLLTLGQDLGVVGRDTDIEAVLALLLMVLPQAALAPHNAYLDPLLGLGDADPTVRRQGIDRIIALLRAMAA; encoded by the coding sequence ATGCCGACTCCGACCTGGGAACGCCTCGATCCGGCGCGTCGCAACGCCGTGATCGCCGCGGCTGAGGACGAGTTCGCCGAGCACGGGTTCTCCAGCGGGAGCCTGAACGCGATCGCCCGCAACGCCGGAGTCGCGAAGGGCAGCTTGTTCCAATACTTCACCGACAAGGCCGACCTCTACGCCTACATGGCTGAGCGTGCCTCCACCCGCGTACGCGACGCAATGGCCGAACACATCGCGTCCGCCGACTGGGCTGGCGACTACTGGGGGGCGATGACCGACCTGCTCGTCCACTGGCAGGCCTACTTCTTCACTCACCCGCTCGAGCGGGCTTTCACCGAGGCAGTCAACCTCGAGTCCGAGCGCGCCGCTCGGCCTGCAATCCGACGGGCGGTCAACGACTTCTACATCGACTCGTTGCGCCCGCTGCTGACCCTGGGACAGGATCTCGGCGTGGTCGGTCGGGACACCGACATCGAGGCCGTCCTGGCCCTCCTTCTGATGGTCCTCCCGCAGGCCGCGTTGGCGCCCCACAACGCTTACCTCGACCCGCTGCTGGGTCTGGGCGACGCGGATCCAACGGTCCGCCGTCAGGGCATCGACCGGATCATCGCCCTGCTGCGGGCGATGGCCGCCTGA
- a CDS encoding citrate synthase 2, producing MVEVHHGLEGIVAFETTIAEPDKEGSALRYRGVDIEELAGRVPFENVWGLLIDGSYTPGLPPAEAYSLPVHTGNVRVDLQSAIAMLAPAFGFKQTYDSTPEEVREDLARAAVMVLSYAGQSARDIHEPVVPQREVDKGTTLAEKFLIRWRGEADPKHVKAIDAYWSSAAEHGMNASTFTARTITSTGADVAAALSGAIGAMSGPLHGGAPSRVLGMIEDVEKSGDAEAYVKKLLDDGERLMGFGHRVYRAQDPRARVLRRTAKELGAARYEVAEALEQAALKELRERRPDRVLETNVEFWAAIVLDFAEVPAHMFTSMFTCARTGGWSAHILEQVKTGRLIRPSAVYVGPSTRPADSIDGWDANWGK from the coding sequence ATGGTGGAGGTTCATCACGGCCTCGAAGGAATCGTTGCTTTCGAGACGACGATCGCCGAGCCGGACAAGGAAGGCTCTGCGCTCCGCTACCGCGGTGTGGACATCGAGGAGCTCGCGGGACGCGTCCCGTTCGAGAACGTCTGGGGTCTGCTCATCGACGGTTCGTACACTCCCGGCCTGCCGCCGGCCGAGGCGTACAGCCTGCCGGTGCACACCGGCAACGTACGCGTCGACCTGCAGTCCGCGATCGCGATGCTGGCTCCGGCCTTCGGCTTCAAGCAGACCTACGACAGCACCCCGGAGGAGGTCCGCGAGGACCTCGCCCGCGCCGCCGTGATGGTGCTCTCGTACGCCGGGCAGTCGGCCCGTGACATCCACGAGCCGGTCGTCCCGCAGCGCGAGGTCGACAAGGGCACGACGCTGGCGGAGAAGTTCCTGATCCGTTGGCGGGGCGAGGCCGACCCGAAGCACGTCAAGGCCATCGACGCGTACTGGTCCTCGGCCGCCGAGCACGGCATGAACGCCTCCACCTTCACCGCCCGCACGATCACCTCCACGGGTGCCGACGTCGCGGCCGCTCTCTCCGGCGCCATCGGCGCCATGTCCGGCCCGCTGCACGGCGGTGCCCCGTCGCGAGTCCTCGGCATGATCGAGGACGTCGAGAAGTCGGGCGACGCCGAGGCGTACGTCAAGAAGCTTCTCGACGACGGCGAGCGCCTGATGGGCTTCGGCCACCGTGTCTACCGCGCCCAGGACCCGCGTGCCCGCGTGCTGCGGCGTACGGCCAAGGAGCTCGGCGCTGCCCGCTACGAGGTCGCCGAGGCGCTGGAGCAGGCCGCGCTGAAGGAACTGCGTGAGCGTCGTCCGGACCGCGTCCTGGAGACCAACGTCGAGTTCTGGGCGGCCATCGTCCTGGACTTCGCCGAGGTCCCGGCGCACATGTTCACCTCGATGTTCACCTGCGCGCGCACCGGTGGCTGGTCCGCGCACATCCTCGAGCAGGTCAAGACCGGTCGCCTGATCCGCCCGTCGGCGGTGTACGTCGGCCCGTCGACCCGGCCGGCCGACTCGATCGACGGCTGGGACGCCAACTGGGGCAAGTGA
- a CDS encoding SRPBCC family protein, translating into MTLFVNSAVIAAPRERVFDYVAERENEREWNPEIKSVEKLSDGPIGVGSRWRAQWKGSPVIEVETTEYDRPNHMTNHNDGPLEVTVTFTCGPADADTTRLDVAFYAQPHGAMRLMFPLFERRFRKQSAENVQRIKAALEAA; encoded by the coding sequence ATGACTCTGTTCGTGAATTCCGCGGTGATCGCCGCACCTCGCGAGCGCGTGTTCGACTACGTCGCTGAGCGCGAGAACGAGCGGGAATGGAATCCCGAGATCAAGTCCGTCGAGAAGCTCAGCGACGGTCCCATCGGCGTCGGCAGTCGTTGGCGCGCGCAGTGGAAGGGCAGTCCGGTGATCGAGGTGGAGACCACCGAGTACGACCGCCCGAACCACATGACCAACCACAACGACGGGCCGTTGGAGGTGACCGTCACGTTCACGTGCGGTCCCGCCGACGCCGACACCACCCGTCTGGATGTGGCCTTCTACGCCCAACCACACGGCGCGATGCGGTTGATGTTCCCGTTGTTCGAGCGCAGGTTCCGCAAGCAGAGCGCCGAGAACGTCCAACGGATCAAGGCTGCTCTCGAGGCCGCCTGA
- a CDS encoding alpha/beta hydrolase: protein MQILTRTRAAAQTARNAWDVSWWGGGVDDSQPTPSETVYDEPHALLRQFAPSAVQTGKPVLLVTPLAVPARCWDLRPEQSMVAHLTGFESGTPGRPTYVISYGAIRFADRAMGYEDWLQEIIPSAIRAISARHDGSDVHLAGWSLGGQMALLTAASEPTLLIASVVALGAPIDYAFNPAAAPLRWLDDRLGSTVMTAGTGLLGGVPAVLVQALYRGMAPTRELKKPWFLLKNLGDREALARSGAIDAFMSDMPGYPGRFYHQLHTRIVVRNEIARGVLDLGKGVTVRTDRLRVPLLFVGSKTDAIVAGPCVEAGVRAFPKAASAEYVAVDGLSHLGLIASAGARTQSWPAVAAFLAAHD, encoded by the coding sequence ATGCAGATCCTGACCAGGACCCGGGCCGCGGCCCAGACCGCGCGCAATGCCTGGGACGTGTCCTGGTGGGGCGGCGGCGTCGACGACAGTCAGCCGACCCCGTCGGAGACCGTGTACGACGAGCCGCACGCGTTGTTGAGGCAGTTCGCACCGTCCGCAGTTCAGACCGGCAAGCCGGTGCTGCTGGTGACCCCGTTGGCCGTCCCGGCGCGATGCTGGGACCTGCGCCCCGAGCAGAGCATGGTGGCGCACCTGACCGGCTTCGAGAGCGGTACGCCGGGCCGCCCGACGTACGTCATCTCCTACGGCGCGATCCGGTTCGCCGATCGCGCGATGGGGTACGAGGACTGGCTTCAGGAGATCATTCCGAGCGCGATCCGGGCGATCTCCGCTCGTCACGACGGCAGCGACGTCCACCTTGCCGGTTGGTCGCTGGGCGGCCAGATGGCCCTGCTGACCGCGGCCTCCGAGCCGACGCTCCTGATCGCGTCGGTCGTCGCCCTGGGCGCACCGATCGACTACGCATTCAACCCGGCTGCGGCGCCGTTGCGCTGGCTCGACGACCGGCTCGGCAGCACCGTGATGACGGCCGGCACCGGTCTGCTGGGCGGCGTCCCGGCAGTCCTCGTGCAGGCGCTCTACCGAGGGATGGCGCCGACGCGCGAACTCAAGAAGCCGTGGTTCCTGCTGAAGAACCTCGGCGATCGGGAGGCGCTGGCGCGCTCAGGCGCGATCGATGCCTTCATGTCGGACATGCCCGGCTACCCGGGCCGGTTCTATCACCAGCTGCACACCCGGATCGTCGTCCGCAACGAGATCGCCCGGGGCGTACTCGACCTCGGCAAGGGCGTCACCGTGCGCACCGACCGCCTGCGGGTGCCGTTGCTGTTCGTGGGCTCGAAGACCGATGCGATCGTGGCCGGTCCGTGCGTCGAGGCCGGCGTACGCGCTTTCCCGAAGGCAGCTTCGGCGGAGTACGTCGCGGTCGACGGGCTCAGCCACCTGGGTCTGATCGCCTCGGCCGGAGCGCGTACGCAGTCCTGGCCGGCGGTCGCGGCCTTCCTTGCCGCGCACGACTGA
- a CDS encoding isocitrate lyase/PEP mutase family protein, whose translation MNTREKAAALLGLHTGPGFVLPNAWDGGSARLLEQAGFAAIATTSAGIAWSLGIPDGEALDLDTMLEHVARIVRVVQVPVTADLEAGYGATGADVGRTVDRAVDIGVVGANIEDAVDGRLFEVDDAAARVAAARAAAPRGTFVLNARTDTYFAGSSANPFDETVERAQAYVDAGADCIFVPGVSDAATIRSLAAAIPAPLNIVAGLANAIPAPDLYALGVTRVSLGGSLARAAYTQLDRAAHELAETGTLAFLDGAMSYAEMQRRFA comes from the coding sequence ATGAACACGCGTGAGAAGGCGGCCGCCCTTCTGGGCCTGCACACCGGCCCGGGATTCGTACTCCCCAACGCCTGGGACGGCGGGTCCGCACGCCTCCTCGAGCAGGCCGGATTCGCCGCCATCGCCACCACCAGCGCCGGGATCGCCTGGTCGCTCGGCATCCCCGACGGTGAAGCACTGGATCTCGACACGATGCTCGAGCACGTGGCCAGGATCGTGCGCGTCGTCCAGGTGCCGGTGACTGCCGACCTCGAGGCCGGGTACGGAGCGACCGGTGCGGACGTGGGCCGCACCGTCGATCGGGCCGTCGACATCGGCGTCGTCGGGGCGAACATCGAGGACGCGGTCGACGGCAGGCTCTTCGAGGTCGACGATGCTGCAGCACGGGTCGCAGCCGCCCGCGCCGCTGCGCCCCGAGGCACGTTCGTCCTCAACGCTCGTACGGACACCTACTTCGCGGGCTCGAGCGCCAACCCGTTCGACGAGACCGTGGAGCGCGCGCAGGCGTACGTGGATGCCGGTGCCGACTGCATCTTCGTGCCGGGCGTGAGCGACGCGGCCACCATTCGTAGCCTCGCTGCAGCGATTCCCGCCCCGCTCAACATCGTCGCGGGACTGGCGAACGCGATCCCGGCACCGGACCTGTACGCCCTCGGCGTCACCCGGGTGAGCCTCGGCGGGAGTCTTGCCCGGGCTGCGTACACCCAGCTCGACCGGGCGGCTCACGAACTCGCCGAGACCGGCACCCTGGCGTTCCTCGACGGGGCCATGAGCTACGCAGAGATGCAGCGGCGCTTCGCCTGA